The following coding sequences lie in one Bacillus marinisedimentorum genomic window:
- the ptsG gene encoding glucose-specific PTS transporter subunit IIBC translates to MFKKMFGVLQQIGKALMLPVAILPAAGLLLAFGNAFQNPALLERIPALGSDGFQLVASVMEQAGGIVFSNLALLFAVGVAVGLAGGDGVAGLAAIIGYLIMNITMGIIEGVTPELIADNQAYANVLGIPTLQTGVFGGIIVGILGAYLYRKFYNIELPPYLGFFAGKRFVPIVTAVSALVLGIIMVFIWPPIQNGLNAFSYFMVDQNRTLAAFIFGVIERSLIPFGLHHIFYAPFWFEFGQYVNDAGEVIRGDQKIFFEQIKDGAELTAGTFMTGKFPFMMFGLPAAALAMYHEARPESKKVVAGIMGSAALTSFLTGITEPIEFTFLFVAPVLFGIHAIFAGLSFMTMHILNVKIGMTFSGGVIDYILFGVLPNRTDWWLVIPVGLVFAVIYYFGFRFAIRKFNLKTPGREDETEDEGPADEVEELPYNVLEALGGKENIKHLDACITRLRVQVFEIEKVKKERLKKLGASGVMEVGNNIQAIFGTKSDILKGQIQDIISGKTPLPAEKMAQSGPEEKTAQAIPTPAGAENMPISGDGTDIVAPLSGKLLPLTEVPDQVFSEKMMGDGFAVDPSDGEVVSPVDGKIINVFPTKHAIGIVANNGQEILIHFGIDTVKLKGEGFDVRVEQGEEVKQGQTLMKANLDYLKKNAPSVITPIVFTNLQEGESITLDEEKTEVKRGDENIISINRG, encoded by the coding sequence ATGTTTAAAAAAATGTTTGGCGTCCTTCAGCAAATCGGTAAAGCATTAATGCTTCCGGTAGCCATTTTGCCGGCCGCAGGTTTGCTCCTTGCGTTCGGTAATGCATTCCAGAACCCGGCCTTGCTCGAACGAATTCCGGCCCTGGGTTCAGACGGCTTTCAGCTCGTTGCTTCCGTAATGGAACAGGCGGGCGGGATTGTGTTTTCAAATCTTGCACTGCTCTTTGCAGTAGGTGTGGCCGTAGGCCTGGCAGGCGGTGACGGGGTTGCCGGACTTGCGGCAATTATCGGTTACTTGATTATGAATATAACTATGGGGATCATTGAAGGTGTTACGCCTGAATTGATTGCCGATAATCAGGCGTATGCCAACGTCCTTGGCATCCCTACATTGCAAACCGGGGTTTTCGGCGGGATTATTGTCGGTATACTAGGTGCCTATCTTTACCGTAAATTTTATAATATCGAACTGCCTCCATACCTCGGCTTCTTTGCAGGTAAGCGGTTCGTTCCGATTGTAACGGCGGTTTCCGCATTGGTGCTCGGAATCATAATGGTATTTATCTGGCCGCCGATCCAAAATGGCTTGAACGCCTTTTCATACTTCATGGTGGATCAGAACAGAACATTGGCTGCATTCATTTTCGGAGTGATTGAACGTTCCCTTATTCCATTTGGCCTCCATCACATTTTCTACGCTCCATTCTGGTTTGAATTCGGCCAATATGTGAATGATGCCGGCGAAGTGATCCGGGGGGACCAGAAAATCTTTTTTGAGCAGATCAAAGACGGTGCTGAATTGACCGCCGGGACCTTCATGACAGGTAAATTCCCATTCATGATGTTCGGCCTTCCGGCGGCGGCACTTGCGATGTATCATGAAGCGCGTCCGGAAAGCAAAAAAGTCGTCGCCGGCATCATGGGCTCTGCGGCTTTGACTTCCTTTCTGACAGGAATTACGGAACCGATTGAGTTTACCTTTCTTTTTGTTGCACCGGTGCTCTTCGGAATCCATGCTATTTTTGCCGGACTTTCCTTTATGACAATGCATATCTTGAATGTTAAAATTGGCATGACCTTTTCGGGTGGTGTGATTGACTATATCCTGTTCGGCGTCTTGCCCAACCGGACCGACTGGTGGCTTGTCATTCCGGTTGGACTCGTTTTTGCGGTCATTTACTACTTCGGCTTCCGTTTTGCAATCCGCAAATTCAATCTTAAGACACCAGGCCGTGAAGATGAAACAGAAGATGAAGGGCCGGCAGATGAAGTTGAAGAACTGCCTTACAACGTGCTCGAGGCACTTGGCGGGAAGGAAAACATCAAGCACCTGGATGCATGTATCACAAGGCTCCGCGTGCAGGTGTTTGAAATCGAAAAAGTTAAAAAAGAGCGGCTTAAAAAGCTTGGGGCATCAGGTGTGATGGAAGTCGGAAACAATATTCAGGCCATTTTCGGAACAAAATCCGATATTTTAAAAGGGCAGATCCAGGATATCATTTCCGGCAAAACACCGCTTCCGGCCGAAAAAATGGCGCAGAGCGGCCCTGAAGAAAAAACAGCGCAGGCCATTCCGACTCCGGCGGGTGCCGAAAACATGCCGATCTCAGGAGATGGAACTGATATCGTTGCTCCGTTAAGCGGTAAATTGCTTCCGCTCACTGAAGTGCCGGATCAAGTGTTTTCAGAAAAAATGATGGGTGACGGGTTTGCAGTCGATCCGTCTGACGGAGAAGTCGTATCACCGGTTGACGGTAAAATCATCAATGTTTTCCCGACGAAGCACGCGATCGGCATCGTAGCAAATAATGGACAAGAAATATTGATTCACTTTGGAATCGATACGGTTAAACTGAAAGGCGAAGGTTTTGATGTCCGTGTTGAACAGGGTGAAGAGGTTAAACAGGGACAGACCCTGATGAAGGCGAATCTTGATTATCTTAAGAAAAATGCACCGTCTGTCATCACACCGATTGTGTTTACAAACCTCCAGGAAGGTGAAAGTATTACACTAGATGAAGAGAAGACGGAAGTGAAGCGCGGAGATGAAAACATTATTTCCATTAACAGGGGATAA
- a CDS encoding phosphocarrier protein HPr codes for MAEKTFTITDETGIHARPATALVNEASKYQSDVKLAFNGKEVNLKSIMGVMSLGIQQGSEVTVTADGEDADAALSGVADVMKKEGLGE; via the coding sequence ATGGCAGAAAAAACATTTACGATTACTGATGAAACTGGGATTCACGCACGCCCGGCCACTGCTCTGGTCAATGAGGCATCAAAGTACCAGTCTGATGTCAAGCTTGCTTTCAATGGAAAAGAAGTGAACCTCAAATCCATCATGGGTGTCATGTCACTAGGTATCCAGCAAGGTTCTGAAGTGACCGTAACTGCTGACGGCGAAGATGCGGATGCAGCTCTTAGCGGAGTGGCTGATGTAATGAAGAAAGAAGGCCTCGGAGAATAA